One Bacteroidota bacterium genomic window carries:
- the glmS gene encoding glutamine--fructose-6-phosphate transaminase (isomerizing), producing MCGIVAYIGDREALPILLNGLRRLEYRGYDSAGVAILNNGAQIFKRKGKVNDLEKFIGEDIPHGSIGIGHTRWATHGEPNHVNAHPHMSMNGKFIIIHNGIIENYARLRDRLTSRGVTFKSETDTEVLANLIEYIYEKGNVDAEIAVRLALTKVVGAYGLVVICTDEKDKLIAARKGSPLVIGVGNEEYFIASDATPIVEYTKSVIYLNDGDVAILRKDQLNLKTLRQDSQTPTVHELDLDIGEIDKGGYAHFMLKEIFEQPRSIQDTFRGRVRSENEEIHLGGLYEVLPRLSEAKRIIIIACGTSWHAGLVGEYLFEDMARINVEVEYASEFRYRNPIISSDDVIIAISQSGETADTLAAIQLAKERGALVLGICNVVGSSIPRETHAGVYTHAGPEIGVASTKAFTCQVTVLAMMAIAIGRNRNLIDDSRYRRLIAEFNLIPDKIQEILSHNDYYEKVAALYKDATNALYLGRGYLFPVALEGALKLKEISYIHAEGYPAAEMKHGPIALIDEKMPVVVVATKDNSYEKIVSNIQEVKARNGRVIAIVTKGDTVIKQMADHVFEIPETEYFFTPLLSVIPLQLFSYYIAVMRGCDVDQPRNLAKSVTVE from the coding sequence ATGTGTGGAATTGTTGCCTATATCGGAGACCGGGAAGCTCTTCCGATATTATTAAACGGACTCAGGCGTTTGGAATACAGAGGTTATGATTCTGCCGGAGTTGCCATTTTAAACAATGGCGCACAAATTTTTAAACGAAAAGGCAAAGTAAACGACCTCGAGAAATTTATTGGCGAAGATATACCGCACGGTAGCATTGGCATCGGGCACACACGTTGGGCAACACACGGCGAACCTAACCATGTAAACGCTCACCCTCATATGTCGATGAACGGCAAGTTTATTATCATACACAACGGAATTATCGAGAATTATGCCCGTTTGCGCGACCGTTTGACAAGCCGTGGAGTAACATTCAAGAGTGAAACTGATACGGAAGTATTAGCCAACCTCATTGAATACATCTACGAGAAAGGGAATGTCGATGCTGAAATAGCCGTGAGACTGGCACTCACAAAGGTAGTGGGAGCTTACGGCTTAGTGGTAATATGCACCGACGAAAAAGATAAATTGATTGCTGCCCGCAAAGGCAGTCCGCTTGTAATTGGTGTAGGTAACGAAGAATACTTTATTGCATCCGATGCCACGCCCATAGTAGAATACACCAAAAGTGTAATCTACCTTAACGATGGTGATGTGGCTATTCTGCGCAAAGACCAGTTAAACCTGAAAACCCTTCGACAAGATTCTCAGACTCCTACGGTACATGAACTCGACCTCGATATAGGCGAAATTGACAAAGGAGGCTATGCTCACTTTATGCTCAAGGAAATTTTTGAGCAGCCCCGCTCAATACAAGATACCTTTCGAGGCAGAGTGCGTTCGGAAAATGAAGAGATACACCTTGGAGGCCTTTACGAAGTACTTCCAAGGCTTTCAGAAGCCAAGCGAATTATTATTATCGCCTGTGGAACCTCCTGGCATGCCGGATTAGTGGGTGAATACCTGTTCGAAGATATGGCCCGTATTAATGTGGAGGTGGAATATGCCTCCGAATTCAGGTACCGTAACCCGATTATCAGTAGCGACGATGTGATTATTGCCATTAGCCAAAGCGGTGAAACTGCCGATACACTTGCTGCCATTCAACTGGCAAAAGAACGGGGAGCCCTTGTTTTAGGGATATGTAACGTGGTTGGCTCTTCGATACCCCGCGAAACTCACGCAGGTGTCTACACCCATGCAGGACCAGAAATCGGAGTAGCTTCTACCAAAGCTTTTACCTGCCAGGTTACAGTATTGGCTATGATGGCAATTGCCATTGGACGTAACCGCAATTTGATTGACGACAGCCGCTACCGCAGACTAATTGCTGAATTTAATCTAATACCCGATAAAATACAGGAAATTCTGAGTCACAACGACTATTACGAAAAAGTAGCGGCACTCTATAAAGATGCAACCAATGCCCTTTACCTTGGACGAGGATATTTATTTCCAGTGGCGCTCGAAGGTGCCCTCAAATTAAAAGAAATCTCTTACATACATGCCGAGGGTTATCCTGCGGCAGAAATGAAACACGGACCTATTGCCCTGATTGACGAAAAAATGCCAGTAGTAGTTGTAGCAACCAAAGACAATTCCTACGAAAAAATTGTGAGCAATATTCAGGAAGTAAAGGCACGAAATGGAAGGGTAATTGCGATTGTAACAAAAGGCGATACGGTAATTAAACAAATGGCCGATCATGTGTTTGAAATTCCTGAAACAGAATACTTTTTTACTCCTTTGCTTTCGGTAATTCCTTTGCAACTTTTCTCTTACTATATAGCTGTGATGAGAGGTTGCGATGTTGACCAGCCCCGAAACCTGGCTAAATCAGTTACGGTAGAATAA
- a CDS encoding DUF4270 family protein: MNYIYRLAGFLLLTLSLTIFSCSDDSLQIGLDLLPDTDKLNAGADTLAVSLYTYKGIAGEVLRSSSNNDNCPVGEVFDPVFGATKADVVMELLYATDVANRYPKNSKTDPSDSIVSIKLYLATTNLQPYGEKNSLDIDVIPINQRYVYSGKTNQQVPSDYFDVTNNAALQTTNLVTKDSIPRQISTLDTNESYTVIELDANQLSFLLDSAINKSTTAFYTSLPGILLRGNAKEGTNGALQNFLANKSKLILEYQRTETRYIKDEDGDTISISDYDTLYYSTCDIANYRASYVYTPNGRNAEIEDVFRDTLNQYSNLYLQSMGATRGMFRIEGLDDFKAAHDKGVGINFAELVLPINADYLSDTNFFALPKRIIAHSIVEGSIAYLPDDIIGSSYFNGYLDEEKMEYRINLTEYISQFMLDKSENTLLSLMVGQNSSVSPSLIEYKYPSRVVINSGLETNTSKAYLRIIYTLTNN, from the coding sequence ATGAACTATATATACCGCCTGGCAGGCTTTCTACTTCTGACCCTGTCTCTCACGATATTTTCCTGTTCCGACGATAGCCTTCAGATTGGACTTGACTTACTTCCCGATACCGATAAACTTAACGCAGGTGCCGATACCCTTGCGGTAAGTCTGTATACCTACAAAGGCATTGCTGGCGAAGTATTACGAAGCAGTTCCAACAACGATAACTGCCCTGTTGGTGAAGTGTTTGATCCTGTTTTTGGTGCCACAAAGGCCGATGTAGTAATGGAATTACTTTATGCTACCGATGTGGCTAACCGCTACCCGAAGAACAGTAAAACAGATCCGTCCGATTCAATTGTATCGATTAAATTGTACCTGGCCACCACAAATTTACAGCCATATGGCGAAAAAAATTCGCTCGATATTGATGTAATCCCTATCAATCAGCGCTATGTGTATAGTGGCAAAACCAACCAACAGGTTCCTTCGGATTATTTCGATGTTACAAATAATGCAGCCTTACAAACCACTAATCTGGTAACTAAAGACAGCATTCCCCGGCAGATATCGACTCTTGATACAAACGAAAGCTATACGGTTATAGAGCTGGATGCCAATCAACTTTCTTTTTTGCTCGATTCTGCCATTAATAAAAGCACCACTGCTTTTTATACCAGTCTGCCGGGCATTTTGTTAAGAGGCAATGCAAAGGAGGGTACGAATGGAGCCCTTCAAAACTTTTTAGCCAATAAGTCAAAATTAATTCTTGAATACCAGCGCACCGAAACCCGTTACATTAAAGACGAAGACGGAGATACAATTAGTATCTCAGATTATGATACACTATATTATTCTACCTGCGATATTGCAAATTACAGAGCTTCTTATGTATATACCCCAAATGGTAGGAATGCTGAAATAGAAGATGTCTTTCGTGATACCCTTAACCAATACAGTAATTTGTATTTACAAAGTATGGGTGCCACCAGAGGTATGTTTCGCATAGAAGGTCTCGATGATTTTAAAGCCGCACATGACAAGGGCGTAGGAATTAATTTTGCCGAATTAGTTTTACCCATTAATGCTGATTACCTGAGCGACACCAATTTTTTTGCCCTTCCAAAACGCATCATCGCGCATTCAATTGTCGAAGGTTCAATCGCTTATCTACCTGACGATATCATCGGATCGTCCTATTTCAATGGGTATCTCGACGAAGAAAAAATGGAATACCGAATTAATCTTACCGAATACATCAGCCAGTTTATGCTCGATAAAAGCGAAAACACCTTACTTAGTCTGATGGTTGGACAAAACAGCAGTGTATCTCCAAGCCTTATAGAGTACAAATATCCCTCGAGGGTTGTCATTAACTCTGGACTTGAAACAAATACCTCAAAGGCTTACCTGCGTATTATTTATACTTTAACAAATAACTGA
- a CDS encoding glycogen/starch synthase, with product MAKRILYVSQEITPYLPESEMSVIARNLPQGIQERGKEIRTFMPRFGCINERRNQLHEVIRLSGMNLIIDDNDHPLIIKVASIQAARMQVYFIDNEDFFHRKYTLQDANDNFYEDNDERAIFFTRGVIETVKKLQWAPDLIHCHGWFTSLIPIYIKQYYHDDPMFRDSKVVTSVYDTEFDKPLHKRLKDKLALDGIKKSDLEILTNPTYENFVKLAINQSDGVINGSRAINGVLESYIKEKGITHLSYQAEDVYYDAYNEFYDQILG from the coding sequence ATGGCCAAAAGAATACTCTATGTCTCGCAAGAGATAACTCCCTACCTGCCGGAATCAGAGATGTCAGTAATAGCCAGGAATTTACCGCAAGGTATACAGGAACGGGGCAAAGAGATCAGAACGTTTATGCCCCGCTTTGGGTGCATTAACGAAAGGCGCAACCAGTTGCACGAGGTAATCAGGCTTTCTGGAATGAACCTGATAATCGACGACAACGACCATCCCCTCATAATCAAAGTGGCCTCCATACAAGCAGCTCGTATGCAGGTTTATTTTATCGATAACGAAGATTTCTTTCACCGGAAATATACCCTTCAGGATGCAAATGATAACTTTTACGAGGACAACGACGAGCGGGCCATATTTTTCACAAGAGGAGTAATTGAAACAGTAAAGAAATTGCAATGGGCACCTGACCTTATTCATTGTCATGGTTGGTTTACCAGCCTGATCCCTATCTACATCAAGCAATACTACCACGACGACCCGATGTTTCGCGATTCTAAAGTAGTAACCTCTGTTTACGATACTGAATTCGATAAGCCACTTCATAAGCGATTAAAAGATAAACTGGCGCTGGATGGAATAAAAAAGTCCGATTTAGAAATTTTAACAAACCCCACTTACGAAAATTTTGTAAAATTGGCCATTAATCAGTCGGATGGAGTAATAAACGGAAGCAGGGCAATTAATGGGGTACTTGAAAGTTATATTAAAGAGAAAGGTATAACTCATCTTTCGTATCAAGCCGAAGATGTTTATTACGATGCCTACAACGAATTTTACGATCAGATATTAGGATAA
- a CDS encoding pantoate--beta-alanine ligase, with protein MYLIHTIDELQKALQSYRLNKQIGFVPTMGALHAGHISLVETSVKENEATVVSIYVNPTQFNDKNDLARYPRVLDRDLELLKPTGCQFVFAPSDQEMYPVPDTRQFNFGILEQVMEGQHRPGHFNGVGQVVSKLFDAVMPNKAYFGLKDFQQLAIIKKLVSDLAYPIEIIPCPIVREADGLAMSSRNALLLPAMRNSAPLIYQSLCKLKEGIHSRSVTELKSLTAQFLAKDSNLRLEYIEIVDNNSLQPVEKILPEKPITACIAVHAGNVRLIDNIQINS; from the coding sequence ATGTATCTCATTCATACCATCGACGAGCTTCAGAAAGCTTTGCAATCTTACCGCCTCAATAAACAAATAGGTTTTGTGCCAACCATGGGAGCCTTGCATGCAGGTCATATTTCTCTGGTTGAAACTTCGGTGAAGGAGAATGAGGCCACCGTTGTGAGCATTTATGTGAATCCTACCCAATTTAACGACAAGAACGACCTTGCACGTTACCCCAGGGTACTCGATAGGGACCTCGAATTATTGAAACCCACAGGCTGTCAATTTGTTTTTGCCCCATCCGACCAGGAAATGTACCCGGTACCGGATACACGACAGTTTAATTTCGGAATCCTCGAACAAGTAATGGAGGGCCAGCACAGACCCGGACATTTCAATGGGGTTGGACAAGTTGTTTCGAAACTTTTCGATGCGGTGATGCCCAATAAGGCCTATTTTGGTTTAAAAGACTTTCAGCAATTAGCCATCATAAAAAAACTTGTTTCTGATTTGGCCTATCCCATCGAAATAATACCCTGTCCGATTGTACGCGAAGCCGATGGATTAGCCATGAGTTCGCGCAATGCACTTCTTCTGCCCGCCATGCGGAATTCGGCTCCACTTATTTACCAAAGCCTTTGCAAGTTAAAGGAAGGGATACATTCCAGGAGCGTTACGGAATTAAAAAGCCTTACCGCTCAATTCCTTGCAAAAGATTCGAACCTAAGGCTGGAATACATCGAAATTGTAGACAATAATAGTCTGCAACCTGTGGAGAAGATTCTGCCCGAAAAACCAATAACAGCCTGCATTGCCGTGCACGCAGGAAATGTAAGATTGATAGATAATATTCAAATTAATTCGTAA
- a CDS encoding aspartate 1-decarboxylase, with product MFIEVVKSKIHQVRVTEANLHYVGSITIDEDLIDAANLVVNEKVQIVNINNGERLETYVIKGERGSGEICLNGPAARKVTVGDIIIIISYASIDFTEAKTFKPTIIFPNSATNSLK from the coding sequence ATGTTTATAGAGGTTGTAAAATCGAAAATTCATCAGGTGCGGGTCACCGAAGCCAATCTGCATTATGTGGGTAGCATTACCATTGACGAGGACCTTATTGATGCAGCAAATCTGGTAGTCAATGAAAAAGTTCAAATCGTAAATATTAACAATGGCGAAAGACTCGAAACCTATGTCATTAAAGGAGAAAGAGGTTCTGGTGAGATTTGCCTCAATGGTCCGGCAGCCCGGAAGGTTACGGTTGGTGATATTATCATAATCATTTCTTATGCCTCTATTGATTTTACCGAAGCTAAAACCTTTAAACCTACCATTATTTTCCCCAATTCAGCGACCAATTCGCTGAAATAA
- the rfaE2 gene encoding D-glycero-beta-D-manno-heptose 1-phosphate adenylyltransferase, protein MDFFSLIENKILSIETLSATLNTWRQKGYKIVFTNGCFDILHRGHVEYLAKAASFGDKMVVGLNSDRSVRSIKGPERPVQDEGTRSLVMASLQCVSAVVLFEEDTPYELIKRVQPDYLVKGADYRPEDIVGYDILKARGGEVKTIELVAGHSTTNIINKLR, encoded by the coding sequence ATGGATTTCTTTTCACTGATCGAAAATAAAATTCTTTCCATTGAAACTCTTTCAGCAACGCTGAACACCTGGCGCCAAAAGGGTTATAAAATCGTGTTCACCAATGGTTGTTTCGATATTCTTCATCGTGGGCATGTGGAGTACCTGGCCAAGGCAGCCTCTTTTGGCGATAAAATGGTAGTAGGCCTTAACAGCGACCGCTCAGTACGAAGCATTAAAGGACCTGAGCGCCCGGTGCAGGATGAAGGTACCCGAAGCCTTGTAATGGCATCGCTGCAATGTGTGAGTGCCGTGGTTCTTTTTGAAGAAGATACTCCCTATGAGCTTATTAAAAGGGTGCAACCCGATTACCTGGTGAAAGGTGCCGATTATAGGCCGGAAGATATTGTTGGGTATGATATTCTTAAAGCTAGAGGCGGTGAGGTAAAAACTATAGAGTTAGTAGCAGGGCATTCTACTACCAATATCATCAACAAGTTAAGATAA
- the radA gene encoding DNA repair protein RadA, which produces MSKAKNIFVCQECGAESPKWIGRCPACNSWNSYVEEIKITGKASVHRASGERSTNRKPLPFDAVETEAYSRLNTGLAEFDRMLGGGLVPGSFTLMGGEPGIGKSTLALQLALVLQEKILYVSGEESSAQIKMRADRLGGKNPQCLVYNETNLDDILLHFQREKPSLLIIDSIQTIYTPLIESAPGSVSQVRECAARLLQVAKDSEAPILIIGHITKDGSLAGPKVLEHIVDTVVQFEGDMQLNYRILRTLKNRFGAVPELAIFEMKQNGLEQVLNPSAYFLNQSHVEFSGVAITCTLEGYRPLLIETQALVSTAVYGTPQRSATGFDLRRMNMLLAVLEKKGKLNLSNKDVFLNIAGGLKLQDPAADLAILAAIFSSITDQSISPKLCCCAEISLTGELRPVVRIEQRIAEAQKLGFKQMLISSYHRNLENNAIEIIKASSLQQAMKAIFHQKAESSD; this is translated from the coding sequence TTGAGTAAAGCAAAAAATATATTTGTTTGCCAGGAGTGCGGCGCTGAATCGCCAAAGTGGATTGGCCGTTGCCCGGCATGCAACAGTTGGAATTCTTATGTGGAGGAGATTAAGATTACCGGCAAGGCATCCGTTCACCGTGCTTCCGGAGAGCGCTCCACCAACCGAAAGCCGCTGCCTTTCGATGCGGTAGAAACCGAAGCTTACTCCAGGCTTAATACCGGATTGGCAGAATTCGACCGCATGCTTGGCGGAGGTCTGGTTCCCGGGTCTTTTACTCTGATGGGAGGTGAACCCGGAATAGGAAAGTCGACACTGGCCCTTCAACTTGCTTTGGTTTTACAAGAAAAAATATTGTATGTTTCTGGCGAAGAAAGTTCGGCACAGATTAAGATGAGAGCTGATCGATTGGGAGGAAAAAATCCCCAATGCCTGGTTTACAACGAAACGAACCTCGACGATATTCTACTTCATTTTCAACGCGAAAAGCCTTCATTACTTATTATCGATTCCATTCAAACTATTTATACTCCTCTTATCGAATCGGCACCCGGAAGTGTGTCTCAGGTGCGAGAGTGCGCAGCGAGGCTTCTTCAGGTGGCAAAGGACAGTGAAGCACCTATACTTATTATCGGCCATATTACAAAAGATGGCAGCCTGGCTGGCCCCAAGGTACTTGAACACATTGTCGATACGGTAGTGCAGTTCGAAGGCGATATGCAACTCAACTACCGTATATTGCGCACCCTTAAAAACCGTTTTGGGGCTGTTCCCGAATTGGCTATTTTCGAAATGAAGCAAAATGGCCTCGAGCAGGTACTCAATCCATCGGCCTATTTTTTAAATCAAAGCCATGTCGAATTCAGCGGTGTAGCCATTACCTGCACTCTCGAAGGATACCGACCCTTGTTAATCGAAACGCAGGCCCTGGTGAGTACTGCGGTATACGGCACGCCTCAACGCTCTGCGACCGGTTTCGACCTCCGCCGTATGAATATGTTGCTGGCTGTGCTCGAAAAAAAGGGAAAACTTAATCTGTCGAACAAAGATGTTTTTTTAAATATAGCCGGAGGATTAAAATTACAGGATCCTGCTGCCGACCTGGCTATTCTGGCAGCTATATTTTCTTCGATTACCGACCAGTCAATTAGTCCTAAACTGTGTTGCTGTGCCGAAATCAGTCTTACGGGCGAGCTGAGGCCTGTGGTGCGCATAGAACAACGCATTGCAGAAGCGCAAAAGCTCGGATTCAAGCAGATGCTTATTTCATCCTATCACCGTAATCTCGAAAACAATGCAATTGAAATAATAAAGGCATCGTCGCTCCAACAAGCCATGAAAGCTATATTTCATCAGAAAGCAGAAAGCTCAGATTAG
- a CDS encoding transglycosylase domain-containing protein — protein sequence MNNTETNYTKQNLIFWLTIAVPVASIILIFILAGSGKLGYMPRIEDLENPKINLATLIISSDNEVLGSVYTENENRVYVEYDRLPNHLVDALIATEDIRFYKHPGIDLKGSFRALVFLGTKGGGSTITQQLSKQLFHERAKNIFSRFGQKIKEYVISVKLERAYTKDEIIALYFNQYDFLYNAVGINSASRIYFNRLPDSLRIEESAVLVGMAKNPHYYNPKRFPDRALMRRNTVLNQMARYGFITPLENDSLKALPINLDFQSVSHNSGPATYFREYLRTYMTKAKPSRKNYQNYKSYQEDSLLWETDALYGWCNKNTKPDKSKYDIYTDGLRIYTTINSKMQVYAEEAVQAHLGNYLQDAFFKEKKGRKRAPFDSELTNKEIDQIIRNAIRYSERGVRLYNMGVSMDSIYKVFKTPVEMTLFTWKGERDTVLTPLDSILYYKHMLRTGFMSMDPSNGHVKAYVGGINFRHFKYDHVTQAKRQAGSTFKPFLYILAMQEGFSPCREVPVVAVPFKVNDTIWVPRYSGDKKYIGTMKTLKWGLATSHNYISAWLVDRFKPEPIANIAYRMGIESYIDPVPSMIYGTSDMSVKEMVGAFSTFANQGIHIKPMFVTHIEDKYGNVLATFHPETREAIDEQTAFLMINLLQGVVNFGTAFRLRAEYKFTGEMAGKTGTTNNHSDGWFIGITPQLVSGVWVGGENRSIHFDNIAMGSGSSMALPIWAEYMSRIYADPSLNVKQEDVFIKPSEFDVDLNCAAQKEDAAADIENYYEEAGAIFD from the coding sequence ATGAATAACACTGAAACGAATTATACAAAACAAAATCTGATTTTCTGGCTGACAATAGCTGTTCCGGTAGCCTCAATCATTCTTATTTTTATTCTGGCCGGAAGTGGTAAACTCGGTTACATGCCCCGTATCGAAGACCTTGAAAACCCGAAAATAAACCTGGCCACCCTCATTATTTCCTCTGATAACGAAGTGCTCGGATCGGTATATACCGAAAACGAAAACAGAGTTTATGTTGAATACGACCGACTGCCCAATCACCTTGTCGATGCCCTTATTGCCACCGAAGACATCAGGTTTTACAAACACCCAGGTATTGATCTTAAGGGTTCTTTCAGGGCTCTCGTCTTTCTTGGCACCAAGGGTGGAGGCAGCACCATTACCCAGCAACTCTCGAAACAACTTTTTCATGAGCGGGCAAAAAATATATTTTCGCGTTTTGGCCAGAAAATTAAGGAATATGTGATTTCGGTTAAACTTGAAAGGGCTTATACTAAAGATGAAATCATTGCACTCTATTTTAATCAGTACGACTTCTTATACAATGCAGTAGGTATTAATTCTGCAAGCCGTATTTACTTTAACAGGCTTCCCGATTCGCTGCGAATCGAAGAATCGGCTGTTTTGGTTGGAATGGCGAAAAATCCACACTATTACAATCCAAAACGCTTCCCCGACAGAGCCTTAATGCGTCGAAATACGGTTTTAAACCAGATGGCACGCTATGGTTTTATAACGCCTTTAGAAAACGATTCGCTCAAAGCACTGCCCATCAACCTCGACTTTCAGTCGGTAAGTCATAATTCCGGCCCCGCTACCTATTTCAGGGAATATCTTCGCACCTACATGACTAAAGCAAAACCCAGCCGAAAAAACTATCAAAATTATAAAAGCTATCAGGAAGACTCCTTATTATGGGAAACCGATGCCCTTTACGGGTGGTGTAATAAAAACACAAAGCCCGATAAATCGAAGTACGACATATATACCGATGGACTTCGTATTTATACTACCATCAACTCAAAAATGCAGGTATATGCCGAAGAGGCCGTACAAGCTCATTTAGGAAATTATTTGCAGGATGCATTTTTTAAGGAGAAAAAAGGCCGAAAGCGAGCCCCTTTCGACAGTGAATTAACCAACAAAGAAATCGACCAGATTATCCGCAATGCAATTCGCTACAGCGAACGTGGCGTAAGACTCTACAATATGGGAGTTTCGATGGATAGTATTTATAAAGTCTTTAAAACGCCTGTTGAAATGACTTTGTTTACCTGGAAGGGTGAAAGAGATACAGTTTTAACTCCTCTCGATTCGATACTCTACTACAAACATATGCTGCGTACCGGTTTCATGTCGATGGATCCGAGTAACGGGCATGTAAAAGCCTATGTGGGTGGTATCAACTTCAGGCATTTCAAATACGATCATGTAACCCAGGCGAAACGTCAGGCCGGATCGACTTTTAAACCCTTTCTATACATTCTTGCCATGCAGGAGGGTTTTTCTCCTTGCAGGGAGGTGCCTGTAGTGGCTGTTCCTTTCAAAGTGAATGACACGATATGGGTACCTCGTTATTCGGGCGATAAAAAATACATTGGCACCATGAAAACCCTTAAGTGGGGACTAGCCACCTCGCACAATTATATTTCGGCCTGGCTGGTGGACAGGTTTAAACCCGAACCCATCGCCAACATTGCCTACAGAATGGGCATTGAGAGCTATATCGACCCTGTTCCTTCGATGATTTATGGTACCTCCGATATGTCGGTGAAGGAAATGGTTGGAGCCTTTTCAACCTTTGCCAACCAGGGCATTCATATCAAGCCCATGTTTGTCACCCACATCGAAGATAAATATGGTAATGTGCTTGCTACTTTCCATCCCGAAACAAGGGAGGCCATTGATGAACAGACTGCATTTTTAATGATTAACCTGCTTCAGGGTGTAGTAAATTTTGGAACTGCATTCAGGTTGCGTGCAGAATACAAATTTACAGGCGAAATGGCAGGCAAAACCGGAACTACCAATAACCACAGCGACGGCTGGTTTATTGGCATCACACCCCAATTGGTTTCAGGTGTGTGGGTTGGTGGTGAAAACCGTTCCATTCATTTCGATAATATTGCCATGGGTTCAGGATCATCAATGGCTTTGCCTATTTGGGCCGAATACATGAGCCGTATTTATGCCGACCCGAGCCTGAACGTGAAGCAGGAAGATGTGTTTATTAAACCTTCCGAATTCGATGTGGATTTAAACTGTGCTGCTCAAAAGGAAGATGCAGCCGCTGACATAGAAAATTATTACGAAGAAGCAGGGGCTATTTTCGACTAA